One window of Medicago truncatula cultivar Jemalong A17 chromosome 2, MtrunA17r5.0-ANR, whole genome shotgun sequence genomic DNA carries:
- the LOC112419428 gene encoding uncharacterized protein, which translates to MSSPSIQKKIVNVASLKTTKAIIDDLGDELFAILVDESRDISNTEEMVVVLRYVNKNGSIVEQFLGIVHVKLTTAISLKMAIDELFCKLHVLTTSRIRGQGYDGASNMQGKFYVLKTLILKESPVHFTSTVLLINYNLH; encoded by the coding sequence atgagTTCTCCATccattcaaaagaaaattgttaaTGTTGCCTCTTTGAAAACCACCAAAGCTATTATTGATGACCTTGGTGATGAATTGTTTGCTATTCTTGTTGATGAATCACGAGACATATCTAATACTGAAGAAATGGTTGTTGTTTTGCGTTATGTTAACAAGAATGGAAGTATTGTTGAACAATTTTTGGGTATTGTTCATGTTAAACTTACAACAGCCATATCATTAAAAATGGCCATAGATGAACTATTTTGCAAATTACATGTACTTACAACTTCAAGAATTCGTGGACAAGGTTATGATGGTGCTAGCAACATGCAAGGGAAATTTTATGTTCTCAAAACTTTGATCTTAAAGGAAAGTCCTGTGCATTTTACGTCCACTGTTTTGCTCATCAATTACAACTTGCATTGA
- the LOC25487173 gene encoding kunitz type trypsin inhibitor 104-like, with amino-acid sequence MTTRMIKITSLSLMLWLFMTIPTSAQPENEEVLDLTGRPLESGRKYYIRSDVSDFGGRITLVNKNGSCPLYVGQETTDFGQGLSVILTPLENDDTVVKVNRDFKVKFSSSSSCGQSTEWKLGDRDNRSGRRLIIAGSDGNSFRILKISFGIEGVIGNYNIRFCPSDTVNCGTVGNLRENGKILLALDDRNVLRVGFERA; translated from the coding sequence ATGACAACAAGAATGATCAAAATCACAAGCCTTAGCCTTATGTTATGGCTTTTCATGACCATACCAACATCAGCACAACCTGAAAATGAAGAAGTTCTCGACTTAACAGGTCGTCCTCTTGAGAGTGGCCGAAAGTATTACATAAGATCAGATGTATCCGATTTTGGAGGTCGTATCACTTTGGTAAATAAAAACGGTTCATGCCCTTTATATGTGGGTCAAGAAACTACTGATTTTGGACAAGGGTTATCTGTTATTTTAACTCCTTTAGAAAATGATGATACGGTTGTTAAGGTGAATAGGGATTTTAAGGTgaaattttcatcttcttcaagtTGTGGACAATCTACGGAATGGAAATTGGGTGATAGGGACAATAGGAGTGGAAGGAGGCTTATTATAGCGGGGAGTGATGGTAATTCATTTAGAATTTTGAAGATTTCATTTGGAATTGAAGGTGTTATAGGTAATTATAATATTAGGTTTTGTCCCTCAGATACGGTTAATTGCGGTACGGTTGGTAATTTGCGTGAAAATGGTAAGATTTTATTGGCTTTGGATGATCGTAATGTTCTAAGGGTTGGGTTTGAGAGAGCATAG
- the LOC25487174 gene encoding kunitz type trypsin inhibitor 106-like codes for MSTTLIKITSLSLMLCLFMSIKTLAQSENEKILDTKGHPLERGKEYYIKPAITDSGGRFTLIDRNGSCPLYVGQENTDLGKGLPVIFTPFAKEDKVIKDSRDFKVKFSASSICVQSTEWKLGDRDTKSGRRVIIAGSDGSYFRIVKAEFEGVYNIRFCPTDTCSFCRFDCGFVGGLRENGKILLALDGGVLPVVFVRA; via the coding sequence ATgtcaacaacattaatcaaaatTACAAGCCTTAGCCTTATGTTATGTCTTTTCATGTCCATAAAAACATTGGCACAATCcgaaaatgaaaaaattcttGACACAAAAGGCCATCCTCTTGAACGTGGCAAAGAGTATTACATAAAACCAGCTATAACCGATAGTGGTGGCCGTTTCACTTTAATAGATAGAAACGGTTCATGCCCTTTATATGTAGGTCAAGAAAATACAGATCTTGGAAAAGGGTTACCCGTTATTTTTACTCCTTTTGCGAAAGAAGATAAAGTTATTAAGGATAGTAGGGATTTTAAGGTGAAATTTTCAGCTTCTTCAATTTGTGTACAATCCACTGAATGGAAATTAGGTGATAGAGATACTAAGAGTGGAAGAAGGGTTATTATAGCTGGAAGTGATGGTAGTTATTTTAGAATTGTGAAGGCTGAATTTGAAGGTGTTTATAATATTAGGTTTTGTCCCACGGATACATGTTCCTTTTGTAGATTTGATTGTGGTTTTGTTGGTGGTTTACGTGAGAATGGGAAGATTTTATTGGCTTTGGATGGTGGTGTTCTCCCAGTTGTGTTTGTGAGAGCATAA